The region CAAGGAAAAAATCGAACTGCCATAACAAATCAGCTAAATATCTGCTGACACAACATCGGTGAGGTCTTTTTCTCTCAGGATATTTCTCCTCCATGTTTTATAGAAAGGAACGATATAGGGCAGGAATCTCATGGAATAATACGGGGGAAAGAGGGGCAATCCAACAAGGTCACCGAAGACCACCAACATAAGAAGGTTATTCAAATTGCCCTTTTCTTTCTTTAATTCCGCTTCAAGCTCATAGGCTGTCATCCCGTAGAAAATTTCGTTAAGCGTTTTACGGGTTTTGTTGAGGGTTTTTGCAAAAAATGAAATCAGGCTTCCATGTTTTTCCATTCTCCGTTACCCTTCGATTTTTTCCATACCAAGTTTACAGTACTTATCTGCCAGGTCTACATAAAGCTTCCTTGACCAATCCCAGAAGTCTCTCTCCTTCTGCGACACCTCTCTCAACTTTTTTGCGGGGTTGCCAGCCACTACTACTGATTCCGGTATCTTCTGCTCGCGCTTTACTACACAGCCCTCCGCCACAGTAGAACCACTGGAGACCTCGGATCGAATGCTTAAGATAGCGCCCATGCCTATTCCCACAAAATCGCCTATTCGCTTTGCATGTATGATGGCGCCATGTCCGATAATTACCCCCTGACCTATGGAACACAAGTCATTGGGTGGAGCATGAATGATAACACCTTCCTCAATGGCTGTTTCGTTCCC is a window of Pseudomonadota bacterium DNA encoding:
- a CDS encoding gamma carbonic anhydrase family protein, giving the protein MLYRFDGRQPVVGIGTYVSETAIVIGDVRIGSDCYIGHGAILRGDYGTIEIGNETAIEEGVIIHAPPNDLCSIGQGVIIGHGAIIHAKRIGDFVGIGMGAILSIRSEVSSGSTVAEGCVVKREQKIPESVVVAGNPAKKLREVSQKERDFWDWSRKLYVDLADKYCKLGMEKIEG